A single genomic interval of Magnetospirillum sp. WYHS-4 harbors:
- a CDS encoding HAD hydrolase-like protein: MTVGAVLFDFDGVLAESAEIKAWAFDKLYEDFPEAVRAGARAHHAAHAGISRLEKIRHVHRSFLGIEPSDGEVADWGRRYNALVEDAVVAAPWVPGARVFVEAHHRGLPLYVVSGTPEDELRRIAERRAMAHFFKGIFGSPRHKAPIIRDILAAEGLAPGRVLFIGDATTDSTAAAATGLRFLGRVPPGAPNPFPPGTEIVPDLTGLSVA, translated from the coding sequence ATGACGGTCGGCGCCGTCCTGTTCGACTTCGACGGCGTGCTGGCGGAATCCGCCGAGATCAAGGCCTGGGCCTTCGACAAGCTCTACGAGGACTTTCCCGAGGCGGTGCGGGCCGGCGCCCGCGCCCACCATGCCGCCCACGCCGGCATCTCGCGCCTGGAAAAGATCCGCCATGTGCATCGCAGTTTCCTGGGTATCGAGCCGTCCGACGGCGAGGTCGCCGACTGGGGCCGGCGCTACAACGCCCTGGTCGAGGATGCGGTGGTCGCCGCCCCCTGGGTACCCGGCGCCCGCGTATTCGTCGAAGCCCACCACCGTGGCCTGCCGCTCTATGTGGTTTCCGGCACCCCGGAAGACGAACTGCGGCGCATCGCCGAACGGCGTGCCATGGCCCACTTCTTCAAGGGCATCTTCGGATCGCCCCGCCACAAGGCGCCCATCATCCGCGACATCCTGGCCGCCGAGGGCCTGGCGCCCGGCCGAGTCCTGTTCATCGGCGACGCCACCACCGATTCCACGGCCGCCGCCGCCACCGGGCTGCGCTTCCTGGGCCGCGTGCCCCCCGGCGCCCCCAATCCCTTTCCCCCCGGCACCGAAATCGTTCCCGACCTGACGGGCCTTTCGGTGGCGTGA